One window from the genome of Zonotrichia leucophrys gambelii isolate GWCS_2022_RI chromosome 27, RI_Zleu_2.0, whole genome shotgun sequence encodes:
- the BECN1 gene encoding beclin-1 isoform X2 codes for MPRAPAARVTGPYRARAPPSPGRSSAARGGDTENGGAGTAPPPASRPARGDGGARAGGAMEAARAGGGGTGGTAHVSFVCQRCCQPLKLDTSFKVLDRLTIQELTAPLVSAAPARPGDLHEEESALTEEAFVENRQDGVSRRFIPPARMMSTESANSFTLIGEASDGGTMENLSRRLKVTGDLFDIMSGQTDVDHPLCEECTDTLLDQLDTQLNITENECQNYKRCLEILEQMNEDDKEKLQTELKELALEEERLIQELEDVEKNRKIVAEDFEKVRAEAERLEQEEAQYQKEYCEFKRQQLELDDELKSVDNQMRYAQMQLDKLKKTNVFNATFHIWHSGQFGTINNFRLGRLPSVPVEWNEINAAWGQTVLLLHALANKMGLKFQRYRLVPYGNHSYLESLTDKSKELPLYCSGGLRFFWDNKFDHAMVAFLDCVQQFKEEVEKGETRFCLPYRMDVEKGKIEDTGGSGGSYSIKTQFNSEEQWTKALKFMLTNLKWGLAWVSSQFYNK; via the exons ATGCCGcgcgcgcccgccgcccgcgTGACCGGCCCCTACCGCGCACGCGCGCCGCCGAGTCCCGGCCGCTCCAGCGCCGCCCGGGGCGGGGACACCGAAAATGGCGGCGCCGGGACTGCGCCCCCGCCTGCGTCACGTCCGGCGCGCGGCGATGGCGGGGCGCGCGCGGGCGGCGCGATGGAGGcagcgcgggcgggcggcggcggcaccggcggcACGGCGCACGTCAGCTTCGTGTGCCAGCGCTGCTGCCAGCCGCTCAAGCTCGACACCTCCTTCAAGGTGCTCGACCGCCTCACCATCCAGGAGCTCACCG CCCCGCTGGTGAGCGCCGCCCCGGCCAGGCCCGGGGACCTGCACGAGGAGGAGAGCGCCCTCACGGAG GAAGCTTTCGTGGAGAACCGGCAGGATGGCGTGTCCAGGAGGTTCATCCCGCCTGCCAG GATGATGTCAACAGAAAGTGCCAACAGCTTCACGCTGATCGGAGAGGCCTCGGATGGTGGCACCATGGAAAACCTCAGCAGGAGACTGAAG GTCACTGGAGACCTCTTTGACATCATGTCTGGGCAGACAGACGTGGATCATCCCCTGTGTGAGGAGTGCACAGACACTCTGCTGGACCAGCTGGACACACAGCTCAACATCACAGAGAACGAGTGCCAGAACTACAA GAGATGCCTGGAGATTCTGGAGCAGATGAACGAGGATGAcaaagagaagctgcagacagagctgaaggagctggcactggaggAGGAGCGGCTgatccaggagctggaggatgtGGAGAAGAACCGCAAGATTGTGGCTGAGGACTTTGAGAAAGTCAGGGCAGAGGctgagaggctggagcaggaggaggctca GTACCAGAAGGAATACTGTGAGTtcaagaggcagcagctggagctggatgatGAGCTGAAGAGTGTGGACAACCAAATGCGCTATGCCCAGATGCAGCTGGATAAACTAAAGAAAACCAACGTGTTCAATGCTACCTTTCACATCTG GCACAGTGGGCAGTTTGGCACAATAAATAACTTCAGGCTTGGCCGCCTCCCCAGCGTTCCTGTGGAGTGGAACGAGATCAACGCTGCCTGGGGGcagactgtgctgctgctgcatgccCTGGCCAACAAAATGGGCCTGAAGTTCCAGAG ATACCGCCTTGTCCCCTATGGCAACCACTCCTATTTGGAGTCCCTCACAGACAAATCCAAG GAGCTTCCCCTGTACTGCTCTGGAGGCCTGAGGTTCTTCTGGGACAATAAGTTTGATCACGCCATGGTGGCATTCCTGGACTGTGTGCAGCAGTTCAAAGAGGAAGTGGAGAAAGGTGAAACTCGCTTCTGTTTGCCTTACAG GATGGACGTGGAGAAAGGAAAGATTGAAGACACAGGTGGCAGTGGTGGCTCTTACTCAATTAAAACACAATTTAACTCTGAAGAGCAGTGGACAAAAGCACTAAAATTCATGTTAACTAACCTGAAATGGGGCCTGGCCTGGGTCTCCTCCCAATTCTATAACAAGTAA
- the BECN1 gene encoding beclin-1 isoform X1 has translation MPRAPAARVTGPYRARAPPSPGRSSAARGGDTENGGAGTAPPPASRPARGDGGARAGGAMEAARAGGGGTGGTAHVSFVCQRCCQPLKLDTSFKVLDRLTIQELTAPLVSAAPARPGDLHEEESALTEVRRGRRWGAAAAAAPPGLPVTGFPCLQEAFVENRQDGVSRRFIPPARMMSTESANSFTLIGEASDGGTMENLSRRLKVTGDLFDIMSGQTDVDHPLCEECTDTLLDQLDTQLNITENECQNYKRCLEILEQMNEDDKEKLQTELKELALEEERLIQELEDVEKNRKIVAEDFEKVRAEAERLEQEEAQYQKEYCEFKRQQLELDDELKSVDNQMRYAQMQLDKLKKTNVFNATFHIWHSGQFGTINNFRLGRLPSVPVEWNEINAAWGQTVLLLHALANKMGLKFQRYRLVPYGNHSYLESLTDKSKELPLYCSGGLRFFWDNKFDHAMVAFLDCVQQFKEEVEKGETRFCLPYRMDVEKGKIEDTGGSGGSYSIKTQFNSEEQWTKALKFMLTNLKWGLAWVSSQFYNK, from the exons ATGCCGcgcgcgcccgccgcccgcgTGACCGGCCCCTACCGCGCACGCGCGCCGCCGAGTCCCGGCCGCTCCAGCGCCGCCCGGGGCGGGGACACCGAAAATGGCGGCGCCGGGACTGCGCCCCCGCCTGCGTCACGTCCGGCGCGCGGCGATGGCGGGGCGCGCGCGGGCGGCGCGATGGAGGcagcgcgggcgggcggcggcggcaccggcggcACGGCGCACGTCAGCTTCGTGTGCCAGCGCTGCTGCCAGCCGCTCAAGCTCGACACCTCCTTCAAGGTGCTCGACCGCCTCACCATCCAGGAGCTCACCG CCCCGCTGGTGAGCGCCGCCCCGGCCAGGCCCGGGGACCTGCACGAGGAGGAGAGCGCCCTCACGGAGGTACGGCGGGGCCGGCGGTGgggagcggcggcagcggcagctCCCCCGGGCCTGCCGGTAACGGGGTTTCCTTGCCTCCAGGAAGCTTTCGTGGAGAACCGGCAGGATGGCGTGTCCAGGAGGTTCATCCCGCCTGCCAG GATGATGTCAACAGAAAGTGCCAACAGCTTCACGCTGATCGGAGAGGCCTCGGATGGTGGCACCATGGAAAACCTCAGCAGGAGACTGAAG GTCACTGGAGACCTCTTTGACATCATGTCTGGGCAGACAGACGTGGATCATCCCCTGTGTGAGGAGTGCACAGACACTCTGCTGGACCAGCTGGACACACAGCTCAACATCACAGAGAACGAGTGCCAGAACTACAA GAGATGCCTGGAGATTCTGGAGCAGATGAACGAGGATGAcaaagagaagctgcagacagagctgaaggagctggcactggaggAGGAGCGGCTgatccaggagctggaggatgtGGAGAAGAACCGCAAGATTGTGGCTGAGGACTTTGAGAAAGTCAGGGCAGAGGctgagaggctggagcaggaggaggctca GTACCAGAAGGAATACTGTGAGTtcaagaggcagcagctggagctggatgatGAGCTGAAGAGTGTGGACAACCAAATGCGCTATGCCCAGATGCAGCTGGATAAACTAAAGAAAACCAACGTGTTCAATGCTACCTTTCACATCTG GCACAGTGGGCAGTTTGGCACAATAAATAACTTCAGGCTTGGCCGCCTCCCCAGCGTTCCTGTGGAGTGGAACGAGATCAACGCTGCCTGGGGGcagactgtgctgctgctgcatgccCTGGCCAACAAAATGGGCCTGAAGTTCCAGAG ATACCGCCTTGTCCCCTATGGCAACCACTCCTATTTGGAGTCCCTCACAGACAAATCCAAG GAGCTTCCCCTGTACTGCTCTGGAGGCCTGAGGTTCTTCTGGGACAATAAGTTTGATCACGCCATGGTGGCATTCCTGGACTGTGTGCAGCAGTTCAAAGAGGAAGTGGAGAAAGGTGAAACTCGCTTCTGTTTGCCTTACAG GATGGACGTGGAGAAAGGAAAGATTGAAGACACAGGTGGCAGTGGTGGCTCTTACTCAATTAAAACACAATTTAACTCTGAAGAGCAGTGGACAAAAGCACTAAAATTCATGTTAACTAACCTGAAATGGGGCCTGGCCTGGGTCTCCTCCCAATTCTATAACAAGTAA
- the LOC135458581 gene encoding cytochrome c oxidase assembly factor 3 homolog, mitochondrial has product MAAPGEPGEAAFARRIDPAREPGLSPEQRRLMAQVEHVQRQRALQRRLRSRNVLLALGIGAVTFGIYGYTFYSVSQERFLDELEQEAEAARARARARAEGTAS; this is encoded by the exons atggcggcgccggGGGAGCCGGGTGAGGCGGCGTTCGCGCGGCGCATTGACCCGGCCCGGGAGCCGGGGCTCAGCCCCGAGCAGCGCCGCCTCATGGCGCAGGTGGAGCACGTCCAGCGCCAACGCGCGCTGCAGCGCCGGCTCCGCAGCCGCAACGTGCTGCTGGCGCTCGGCATCGGCGCGGTGACGTTTGGCATCT ACGGTTACACCTTCTACTCGGTGTCGCAAGAGCGGTTCCTGgatgagctggagcaggaggcggAGGCGGCGCGGGCGCGGGCCCGGGCGCGGGCGGAGGGCACCGCAAGCTGA
- the CNTD1 gene encoding cyclin N-terminal domain-containing protein 1 isoform X2 codes for MGTEVPLGARGRDSGPVFCGVAPEIIEDTLIHLATENEQYVSELPEQAGCFKETRIVEFIFLLAEKWHLDLPTRYQAVELLERFMIKQVEQMWDGRGSTQGQRSSWSSVRDQITNTFVLRLVSCVQLASKLSLHYSELLESELAVLNTLQFHINVSTPLAYVELLLEVLGYNGCLLPAKPLHQLCVQLLDLCYLTRETIYDTVLKIALENSTPSKVQIARFLTVKEDFMLLAVGVISTGVFILSPGHWEQAVEHLNCITGITPQSILEFSYAVVRRVLGSTTPEQQRATRSPQDRIPPQK; via the exons aTGGGGACTGAGGTGCCCCTGGGAGCCCGGGGCCGTGACTCAGGGCCCGTGTTCTGTGGGGTTGCTCCTGAGATTATCGAGGACACCCTGATCCACTTGGCCACGGAGAACGAGCAGTACGTGAGCGAGCTGCCCGAGCAGGCCGGGTGCTTCAAAGAGACACGGATCGTGG AATTTATATTCCTTTTGGCTGAAAAATGGCACTTGGACCTGCCCACACGGTACCAGGCAGTGGAGTTACTTGAACG GTTCATGATCAAGCAGGTAGAGCAGATGTGGGATGGCAGAGGGAGCACACaaggccagaggagcagctggagctcgGTCAGGGATCAGATCACCAACACCTTTGTCCTGAGACTCGTGTCCTGTGTTCAGCTTGCCAGCAAACTCTCTCTGCACTACAGT GAATTGCTGGAGTCAGAGCTTGCTGTTTTGAACACTCTGCAGTTCCACATCAACGTGTCAACCCCCTTGGCCTATGTGGAATTGCTCCTGGAGGTTCTAG GATACAATGGCTGCTTGCTTCCTGCCAAACCTTTAcaccagctgtgtgtgcagctgctggacCTCTGCTACCTGACCAGAGAGACCATCTATGACACCGTGCTGAAGATTGCCCTTGAGAACTCCACACCCAGCAAAGTGcagat agcCAGGTTTTTAACAGTGAAGGAAGATTTCATGCTGCTTGCTGTTGGAGTTATCAGTACAGGGGTGTTcatcctgagccctgggcactgggagcag gctgtggAGCATTTAAACTGCATCACTGGCATCACTCCCCAGAGCATCCTGGAGTTCTCCTACGCCGTGGTGAGGCGCGTGCTTGGCAGCACCACACCCGAGCAGCAGCGTGCCACCAGATCTCCTCAGGACAGAATCCCTCCTCAGAAATAG
- the CNTD1 gene encoding cyclin N-terminal domain-containing protein 1 isoform X1, whose product MGTEVPLGARGRDSGPVFCGVAPEIIEDTLIHLATENEQYVSELPEQAGCFKETRIVEFIFLLAEKWHLDLPTRYQAVELLERFMIKQVEQMWDGRGSTQGQRSSWSSVRDQITNTFVLRLVSCVQLASKLSLHYSRVTSDTALTFLQSIKYSYTKQELLESELAVLNTLQFHINVSTPLAYVELLLEVLGYNGCLLPAKPLHQLCVQLLDLCYLTRETIYDTVLKIALENSTPSKVQIARFLTVKEDFMLLAVGVISTGVFILSPGHWEQAVEHLNCITGITPQSILEFSYAVVRRVLGSTTPEQQRATRSPQDRIPPQK is encoded by the exons aTGGGGACTGAGGTGCCCCTGGGAGCCCGGGGCCGTGACTCAGGGCCCGTGTTCTGTGGGGTTGCTCCTGAGATTATCGAGGACACCCTGATCCACTTGGCCACGGAGAACGAGCAGTACGTGAGCGAGCTGCCCGAGCAGGCCGGGTGCTTCAAAGAGACACGGATCGTGG AATTTATATTCCTTTTGGCTGAAAAATGGCACTTGGACCTGCCCACACGGTACCAGGCAGTGGAGTTACTTGAACG GTTCATGATCAAGCAGGTAGAGCAGATGTGGGATGGCAGAGGGAGCACACaaggccagaggagcagctggagctcgGTCAGGGATCAGATCACCAACACCTTTGTCCTGAGACTCGTGTCCTGTGTTCAGCTTGCCAGCAAACTCTCTCTGCACTACAGT agaGTGACCAGTGACACAGCTTTAACATTTCTGCAATCCATAAAATACTCCTACACTAAACAGGAATTGCTGGAGTCAGAGCTTGCTGTTTTGAACACTCTGCAGTTCCACATCAACGTGTCAACCCCCTTGGCCTATGTGGAATTGCTCCTGGAGGTTCTAG GATACAATGGCTGCTTGCTTCCTGCCAAACCTTTAcaccagctgtgtgtgcagctgctggacCTCTGCTACCTGACCAGAGAGACCATCTATGACACCGTGCTGAAGATTGCCCTTGAGAACTCCACACCCAGCAAAGTGcagat agcCAGGTTTTTAACAGTGAAGGAAGATTTCATGCTGCTTGCTGTTGGAGTTATCAGTACAGGGGTGTTcatcctgagccctgggcactgggagcag gctgtggAGCATTTAAACTGCATCACTGGCATCACTCCCCAGAGCATCCTGGAGTTCTCCTACGCCGTGGTGAGGCGCGTGCTTGGCAGCACCACACCCGAGCAGCAGCGTGCCACCAGATCTCCTCAGGACAGAATCCCTCCTCAGAAATAG